One window of Polyangiaceae bacterium genomic DNA carries:
- a CDS encoding alanine racemase, with amino-acid sequence MALSYGEIRRCLSGQRLPVGFVDLDAFDRNVERVLDTIRPHGIPLRPATKSLRVPFLIKRLLAHPSGLMRGVMCYSAREAEYLAGQGIDDFLLAYPSFQQPDFDSVANLASEGNRISMVVDAAEVLPRLGETAQAHATQIDVCLCVDMSLKLAKGALHLGVRRSPLHSPAAVLELAKRVADTPGLRFHGLMAYEAQVAGLGDANPFEPAKNSIKSLVRRISSRELGERRANMVQLLKQAGLEPQLVNGGGSGSLDTTTPETGVTEVTAGSAFLKSHLFDYYRNPHMRSLEPAGFFAVEVTRIPGSGLVTCAGGGYIASGPTVADKAPLPYLPVGLRLLGGEMAGEVQTPLAIPSGLRLERGDPVVFRHAKAGELAERFTEYLLIQHGKVLERVPTYRGEGQCFL; translated from the coding sequence ATGGCTCTGAGCTATGGAGAGATCAGGCGCTGCCTCTCGGGGCAACGCTTGCCGGTTGGCTTCGTCGATCTCGACGCCTTCGATCGCAACGTCGAGCGGGTGCTGGATACGATCCGCCCTCACGGCATTCCGCTCCGTCCGGCAACGAAGTCGCTCAGAGTGCCCTTCCTGATCAAGCGCCTGCTCGCTCATCCGAGCGGCCTCATGCGCGGAGTGATGTGCTATTCCGCACGGGAAGCCGAGTACCTTGCGGGCCAGGGCATTGACGACTTCTTGCTCGCATACCCTAGCTTTCAACAGCCCGACTTCGACAGCGTCGCAAACCTGGCAAGCGAGGGCAACCGCATCAGCATGGTCGTCGACGCCGCAGAGGTGCTGCCTCGCTTGGGTGAGACCGCGCAGGCTCACGCCACCCAAATCGACGTCTGCCTGTGCGTTGACATGAGCCTGAAGCTCGCCAAGGGCGCGCTTCATCTCGGCGTGCGCCGCTCTCCGCTTCATAGTCCGGCAGCGGTCCTCGAGCTTGCCAAGCGCGTCGCGGATACGCCGGGTCTCCGCTTCCATGGCCTGATGGCCTACGAAGCCCAGGTGGCAGGTTTGGGCGATGCCAATCCGTTCGAGCCGGCCAAGAACTCGATCAAGTCACTGGTCCGACGCATTTCCTCACGGGAACTAGGAGAGCGACGCGCCAACATGGTGCAGCTCCTGAAGCAGGCGGGCCTCGAGCCGCAGTTGGTCAACGGCGGGGGGAGCGGGTCCTTAGACACGACCACTCCGGAGACTGGAGTCACCGAGGTGACTGCCGGCTCTGCGTTCTTGAAGAGTCACCTCTTCGACTATTACAGGAATCCGCATATGCGCTCCCTCGAGCCGGCGGGCTTCTTCGCGGTCGAAGTGACGCGCATTCCTGGGTCCGGCCTAGTGACCTGCGCGGGTGGCGGCTACATCGCCTCTGGGCCCACGGTGGCTGACAAAGCGCCGCTGCCCTATCTCCCCGTCGGGCTGAGGCTTCTTGGAGGCGAGATGGCGGGAGAAGTTCAAACACCGCTCGCAATTCCTTCAGGCCTGCGCCTCGAACGCGGAGACCCGGTAGTCTTCCGGCACGCGAAGGCCGGAGAACTAGCAGAGCGCTTCACCGAGTACTTGCTAATTCAACATGGGAAAGTACTAGAGCGCGTCCCCACCTATCGCGGGGAAGGTCAGTGCTTTCTATGA
- a CDS encoding TetR family transcriptional regulator — protein sequence MPTLRERKKARTREALVEAAQRLFTKQGYDSTTVDEIAAEAEVSRRTFFRYFPTKEAVVFPDNAERLERFRQLLRAVEPGESPFASVRRACLGIAHELMQAPQSYAEQQRLVVASPALIAHELESDREWEAAIAEALLRAGAISTSSINPDIQYRARILAGAAMGVVRATLKHWRDSDCKGNLRDFAEEGLQMLENGVGRTLFMKNSAA from the coding sequence ATGCCCACTCTACGCGAACGCAAGAAGGCCCGTACACGTGAAGCATTGGTAGAAGCCGCACAGCGGCTATTCACCAAGCAAGGCTACGACTCGACGACGGTGGACGAAATCGCGGCCGAGGCCGAGGTGTCGCGTCGCACCTTCTTCCGCTACTTCCCCACCAAAGAAGCGGTCGTGTTTCCCGACAACGCTGAGCGACTCGAGCGCTTTCGACAGCTGCTCCGCGCCGTCGAACCCGGCGAGTCTCCTTTCGCTTCCGTGCGGAGAGCGTGTTTGGGTATCGCTCATGAGCTGATGCAGGCCCCCCAGAGCTACGCTGAACAGCAGCGCTTGGTGGTCGCGTCTCCAGCGCTCATCGCCCACGAGCTCGAGTCTGATCGGGAGTGGGAAGCGGCGATCGCCGAAGCGCTCCTGCGCGCTGGTGCGATCAGCACCTCGAGCATCAACCCGGATATCCAATACCGCGCGCGCATCCTGGCTGGTGCAGCCATGGGCGTGGTGCGCGCCACGCTGAAGCACTGGCGTGACAGCGACTGCAAAGGCAACCTGCGCGACTTCGCCGAGGAGGGCCTGCAGATGCTCGAGAACGGTGTCGGCCGCACCCTGTTCATGAAGAACAGCGCCGCCTGA